One part of the Polycyclovorans algicola TG408 genome encodes these proteins:
- a CDS encoding fatty acid desaturase, giving the protein MMNMIGEYTRYLVATAMLCVGLLGLALGGAWVWLGLTTFVALALADVLVGNDVLLHDKAPKWLYDGVLYLQLPLMLGLWLLLGLHVRHESLSTFNFLGAIISVGFLSALAGLPAAHELMHRKHPFEIFYSSLYLTLFGLPLNDLYHVHGHHPNVGTFSDSDTPRRGQTVYDFTLRSLSHGFLIAARLEMTRLNKLRLPLWSLRSRVMWGALSLVVWIGTFLFVAGLWGVPVLLVSWFMCFLIISGFNYTQHYGLVRQPGTPLLPHHSWNHLKTLSRAVSFEISNHSEHHLDPDKAYERLVAYPQAPQMPSIVMCFLASFVPRLWEEVIAKPRLKNWDLHHASEAERELARKANQVAGWPDWQDAMQSKTHPAEPTG; this is encoded by the coding sequence ATGATGAATATGATCGGTGAATACACGCGGTATTTGGTGGCCACAGCCATGCTGTGCGTCGGCCTCCTCGGTTTGGCCCTGGGCGGCGCGTGGGTCTGGTTGGGGCTGACCACCTTCGTGGCACTCGCGCTTGCGGATGTGCTGGTCGGCAACGACGTCCTGCTGCATGACAAGGCGCCGAAATGGCTCTACGACGGTGTTCTTTACCTGCAACTTCCGCTGATGCTGGGCCTGTGGCTGCTGCTTGGGTTACATGTGCGTCACGAAAGTTTGAGCACGTTCAATTTTCTCGGCGCGATTATTTCCGTCGGATTCCTGAGCGCCCTCGCCGGACTACCAGCAGCGCACGAACTGATGCACCGCAAGCATCCCTTCGAGATATTCTATTCGAGTCTTTACTTGACCTTATTCGGGCTGCCGTTGAACGATCTCTACCATGTCCACGGTCATCATCCGAACGTTGGAACTTTTTCTGACTCCGATACGCCGCGGCGGGGCCAGACCGTATACGACTTCACGCTCAGATCCCTTTCCCACGGATTTCTCATTGCTGCGCGCCTGGAAATGACACGGCTCAACAAGCTCAGACTTCCACTGTGGTCGCTGCGTAGCCGCGTGATGTGGGGCGCTTTGAGTCTTGTAGTCTGGATCGGTACGTTTCTTTTCGTTGCAGGACTCTGGGGCGTGCCGGTGTTGCTGGTTTCGTGGTTTATGTGCTTCCTGATCATCAGCGGCTTCAACTACACCCAGCACTACGGCCTGGTTCGGCAACCGGGTACGCCATTGCTGCCGCATCACTCCTGGAATCATCTGAAGACCCTCAGCCGCGCGGTCTCGTTCGAGATATCCAATCATTCCGAGCATCATCTGGACCCTGATAAGGCGTATGAACGACTCGTAGCCTATCCTCAGGCTCCGCAGATGCCCAGCATCGTGATGTGCTTTTTGGCTTCGTTCGTTCCGCGGCTATGGGAGGAAGTCATCGCCAAGCCCCGTCTGAAAAACTGGGACCTGCACCACGCGAGTGAGGCCGAACGAGAACTTGCGAGAAAGGCCAACCAAGTTGCCGGTTGGCCCGACTGGCAGGACGCGATGCAGTCCAAGACTCATCCGGCAGAGCCGACTGGATAA
- a CDS encoding BphX family protein, with translation MKAVRIFLIVVGIWYVLNLPLTWPSIFGPLLPGMYPGVDL, from the coding sequence ATGAAAGCAGTTCGAATATTCCTGATTGTGGTCGGCATCTGGTACGTGCTGAATCTGCCGTTGACCTGGCCCTCCATCTTTGGCCCGCTGTTGCCCGGTATGTATCCGGGCGTGGATCTCTAA
- a CDS encoding alkane 1-monooxygenase — protein sequence MDTLRYYLVPLTTFCGVLGFWLGGPWVWLGFVTYPVLAFLDIVLPRDLSPRKVGSTLLLDLPLYLHLLLMFALYAAFIRSVVIGINPLTGEGAIWQIVGSLASLVWMNAVPTVPVTHELMHRRHWLPRRMSQVLSTFFGDPNRDVAHVNTHHIHLDTAEDSDSARRGETVYTFMFRATWGSYKDAVEREARRLRRGGHSPWYWTNRSYQQVLLLSVLPLLCLVFAGGVAMAVCAASMAGSKLFLEALNYFQHYGLLRVPGSVVQKHHAWNHLGAVIRPIGLEITNHINHHLDSYTKFYDLRPEPEAPQMPSLFLCFMSGLIPPIWFEFIAKPRLRDWDERFATPAERKLAMEANEKAGWPRWLETDSAQRLTGPGSA from the coding sequence ATGGATACCCTGCGTTATTACCTCGTACCGTTGACGACGTTTTGCGGGGTATTAGGATTCTGGCTGGGCGGACCCTGGGTGTGGCTGGGCTTCGTGACCTACCCAGTGCTGGCCTTCTTAGATATCGTGCTGCCTCGCGACCTCTCGCCCCGCAAGGTGGGCTCCACGCTCCTGCTCGACCTGCCGTTGTACCTGCATCTATTGCTGATGTTCGCCCTTTACGCGGCGTTCATCCGCTCGGTGGTCATCGGCATCAATCCACTGACCGGGGAGGGCGCGATCTGGCAGATCGTCGGCAGCCTGGCTTCGCTGGTCTGGATGAATGCCGTGCCCACGGTGCCGGTCACCCATGAGCTGATGCATCGTCGACACTGGCTGCCACGCCGCATGTCGCAAGTTCTCAGCACCTTCTTCGGCGATCCGAACCGCGACGTTGCGCACGTTAATACGCACCACATTCACCTGGATACCGCCGAGGATTCCGACTCTGCGCGGCGTGGCGAAACGGTTTACACCTTCATGTTTCGGGCTACCTGGGGATCCTACAAGGATGCCGTCGAGCGGGAGGCGCGTCGTCTGCGCCGTGGTGGTCACAGCCCCTGGTATTGGACCAATCGCAGCTATCAGCAAGTGCTGCTGCTTTCGGTGCTGCCGCTGCTGTGCCTGGTTTTCGCCGGCGGCGTGGCGATGGCGGTCTGTGCCGCATCCATGGCCGGCAGCAAGCTGTTTCTGGAGGCGCTCAATTATTTTCAGCACTACGGACTCCTGCGCGTGCCCGGTAGCGTCGTGCAGAAGCATCACGCATGGAATCACCTAGGTGCGGTCATCCGGCCGATTGGTCTTGAGATCACCAATCACATCAATCACCACCTGGATAGCTACACGAAGTTCTACGACTTGCGCCCGGAGCCCGAAGCGCCGCAGATGCCTTCCCTGTTCCTGTGTTTCATGAGCGGCCTCATTCCGCCGATCTGGTTCGAATTCATCGCCAAGCCGCGGCTCAGGGATTGGGACGAGCGATTCGCAACGCCTGCCGAGCGCAAGCTGGCGATGGAAGCCAACGAGAAGGCCGGCTGGCCGCGCTGGCTGGAGACTGACAGTGCGCAGCGCCTGACAGGTCCCGGCAGCGCCTGA
- a CDS encoding alkane 1-monooxygenase has product MDSLRYYIVPLTTFCGVLGFLLGGPWVWLGIGTFPVLMVLDLALPADTAPRKIGMGWVADLPLYLHVMLMFGLYGAFIYSVNNGTNPLTGPGAFGQIVGSLLSLTWLSSVPNLPVAHELMHRRHWFPRRMSQVLNTFYGDPNRDIGHVRVHHLHLDTHRDSDTPLRGETMYRFVFRASWGAYTDGAEGEAERLRKQDRSVWHWSNRMYQEIGLLASVPLICYAFGGTAAMLMALGTLFFAKLLLEGFNYFQHYGLVRVEGTSIQKHHAWNHLGAIARPLGVEITNHINHHLDGYTRFYDLRPEPQAPQMPSLFLCFALGLIPPLWFRFVAKPRLKDWDERFATAAEKKLAMEANAKAGWPQWVAA; this is encoded by the coding sequence ATGGATAGTCTGCGTTACTACATCGTGCCGTTGACGACGTTTTGCGGAGTGCTCGGGTTCTTGCTGGGTGGGCCCTGGGTGTGGTTGGGCATCGGTACGTTCCCGGTACTGATGGTGCTCGATCTTGCGCTCCCTGCGGATACCGCCCCGCGCAAGATTGGCATGGGATGGGTCGCCGACCTTCCTCTGTACCTGCACGTGATGTTGATGTTCGGGCTTTACGGGGCGTTCATTTATTCGGTCAATAACGGGACCAACCCGCTGACGGGACCTGGCGCATTCGGGCAGATCGTTGGAAGCCTGCTTTCGCTGACATGGCTTAGCTCGGTGCCCAACCTTCCCGTCGCGCACGAACTGATGCATCGGCGTCACTGGTTCCCTCGCAGGATGTCGCAGGTACTCAACACGTTTTACGGTGATCCGAACCGCGACATCGGGCATGTCCGCGTCCATCACCTGCATCTGGACACGCATCGCGATTCGGATACGCCGCTGCGCGGCGAGACCATGTACCGCTTCGTGTTTCGTGCCTCATGGGGTGCTTACACGGATGGGGCAGAGGGCGAGGCCGAGCGCCTGCGCAAGCAGGATCGCAGCGTCTGGCACTGGAGCAACCGCATGTACCAGGAGATAGGACTGCTGGCGTCGGTGCCACTCATCTGTTACGCCTTCGGCGGCACGGCGGCCATGCTGATGGCACTGGGAACGCTGTTCTTTGCCAAGCTGTTGCTCGAAGGCTTCAACTACTTCCAGCATTACGGACTGGTGCGGGTGGAGGGCACGTCGATCCAGAAACATCACGCCTGGAATCACCTGGGCGCTATTGCGCGCCCGCTGGGCGTTGAGATCACCAATCACATCAACCACCATCTCGACGGCTACACCCGGTTTTACGATCTTAGGCCCGAACCCCAGGCTCCGCAGATGCCCTCGCTGTTCCTGTGCTTCGCGCTGGGCCTGATTCCGCCGCTATGGTTTCGCTTCGTCGCCAAGCCGAGGCTCAAGGACTGGGACGAGAGGTTTGCCACGGCGGCCGAAAAAAAACTCGCCATGGAGGCCAATGCCAAGGCGGGCTGGCCGCAGTGGGTCGCCGCCTGA
- a CDS encoding 2Fe-2S iron-sulfur cluster-binding protein encodes MFSLFKRQEPELGRVRIEPFGKEITVPKEQSILQAALDAGLPFPHSCKVGTCMTCRSLLRSGAVKPIRDFSYVLSGEELQAGYILACQAKVKPGEKCVLEIDVEADAPRHRQFTVAATLTGKKHLAHDIIELRLRSNGFFPYTAGQYAELKATGFDRGRAYSFASKLGAGGSQEFRFFVRKIPGGDFTTWLFETAQVGDSIELNGPFGNFWLRSGIAPLVCIAGGSGLAPLISILQAAAESQVKRELALLFGARTQRDLYALDEIKCLASSWPAKFTFIPVLSDEPEGSDWSGLRGLVTQALTQTQIPDLALRHAYLCGPPPMIDAAILVLNQVGVDHRHIHYDKFLDASDLARAEA; translated from the coding sequence ATGTTTAGCTTGTTCAAGCGACAGGAACCGGAATTGGGACGAGTTCGCATCGAACCCTTCGGTAAAGAAATCACGGTTCCCAAGGAACAGAGCATTCTCCAGGCCGCGCTGGATGCCGGCCTCCCCTTTCCCCATAGCTGCAAGGTCGGCACGTGCATGACCTGTCGGTCTCTGCTGCGGTCCGGCGCCGTCAAGCCGATTCGGGATTTTTCTTACGTCCTCAGCGGCGAAGAACTGCAGGCCGGTTACATCCTGGCCTGTCAGGCCAAGGTCAAGCCCGGCGAGAAATGCGTGCTGGAGATCGACGTCGAAGCAGACGCACCGCGCCACCGTCAATTTACGGTGGCTGCAACCCTCACCGGCAAGAAACACCTCGCACACGACATCATCGAACTCAGGCTGCGCTCCAACGGCTTTTTTCCCTATACCGCCGGGCAATACGCGGAGCTCAAAGCGACTGGTTTTGACCGCGGGCGTGCGTATTCCTTCGCGAGCAAGCTCGGCGCCGGAGGCAGCCAGGAGTTTCGGTTCTTCGTTCGCAAGATACCTGGAGGCGACTTCACGACCTGGCTGTTCGAGACCGCGCAGGTCGGCGACAGTATTGAGCTCAACGGACCCTTCGGCAATTTCTGGCTGCGTAGCGGAATCGCTCCGCTGGTCTGTATCGCCGGTGGCAGCGGTCTGGCGCCGCTCATCTCGATCTTGCAGGCTGCTGCTGAATCGCAGGTCAAACGCGAACTTGCTCTGTTGTTCGGCGCTCGCACACAGCGCGACCTCTACGCGCTCGACGAGATCAAGTGCCTGGCCAGTTCGTGGCCCGCGAAATTCACGTTCATCCCCGTGCTTTCTGATGAACCTGAGGGCAGCGACTGGAGCGGCCTGCGCGGCTTGGTCACGCAGGCCCTGACCCAAACGCAAATACCCGACCTGGCGCTGCGTCATGCGTACCTCTGCGGTCCGCCGCCCATGATCGACGCAGCAATTCTCGTGCTGAACCAGGTCGGAGTGGATCATCGGCATATCCATTACGACAAGTTCCTGGACGCCAGCGACCTCGCACGAGCTGAGGCGTAA
- a CDS encoding BphX family protein, which produces MIVGIQLAAIGVVALWGARKPAQYLALIPVIVMTELVDGVWDVYSITYSFEATSMGVTTLIIHGLIFVGAYWAWCAAQLDLKAE; this is translated from the coding sequence GTGATCGTCGGCATTCAGTTGGCCGCTATCGGTGTCGTGGCCCTATGGGGCGCACGCAAGCCCGCTCAATATCTCGCGCTGATACCCGTCATCGTGATGACCGAGTTGGTCGATGGAGTCTGGGATGTCTACAGCATCACTTACAGCTTCGAAGCCACTTCTATGGGCGTGACCACGCTGATCATTCACGGCCTTATTTTCGTGGGCGCGTATTGGGCTTGGTGCGCGGCGCAGCTAGATCTGAAGGCGGAATGA